One genomic window of Hyperolius riggenbachi isolate aHypRig1 chromosome 7, aHypRig1.pri, whole genome shotgun sequence includes the following:
- the LOC137525393 gene encoding uncharacterized protein, with translation MRCSVAMEMQRWNHQAAQLRDRSTVEWNRSFRENVDHILRYFLSRKKEVIVPVYVYSSGDLVTDERYKEMESFIREAHRITGIYPIIVLTKVKDNRNHAALYSQRFRQLGAVHIYQIENYTTDQSVGVPETRREILKFLNTCLEEADRRTSQNQMMDPQEEYIKNALEILGMRMKIETECLQEEKDKLRFEKEQMQMDLEDKERQLNELRERKKKKKCIVM, from the exons ATGCGATgctctgttgccatggagatgcaacGCTGGAATCATCAAGCGG CCCAGCTGAGAGACCGGAGCACAGTAGAGTGGAACCGAAGCTTCAGAGAGAATGTAGATCACATTCTCCGCTATTTCCTGAGTCGGAAGAAGGAGGTGATTGTGCCGGTGTATGTGTACAG TTCTGGAGATTTGGTTACAGACGAACGATATAAAGAGATGGAATCGTTTATCAGAGAAGCTCACAGAATCACAG GCATTTATCCCATTATTGTCTTGACCAAAGTGAAGGACAACAGAAATCATGCAGCACTCTACAGTCAGAGGTTTCGACAACTGGGAGCAGTACACATCTATCAAATAGAGAACTACACGACAGACCAATCTGTGGGAGTCCCCGAGACAAGAAGAGAAATCCTGAAGTTCTTGAACACCTGTCTGGAGGAGGCCGACAGGAGGACATCTCAGAACCAGATGATGGATCCTCAGGAGGAGTATATAAAGAATGCCTTGGAGATTCTTGGCATGAGGATGAAAATAGAGACCGAGTGCTTACAGGAGGAGAAGGACAAGCTCAGGTTTGAAAAGGAGCAGATGCAGATGGACCTTGAAGACAAAGAGAGACAGCTTAATGAACTTCGggagagaaaaaagaagaaaaagtgtaTTGTAATGTAA